The proteins below are encoded in one region of Salmo salar chromosome ssa02, Ssal_v3.1, whole genome shotgun sequence:
- the LOC106590338 gene encoding HMG box-containing protein 4-like isoform X1, producing the protein MGEVGLVTSRSQREKKRSHKDFLREEDEDDDLVADEEQLVKERKCKKSYKKKRHSGNHTHPHSWTNGSAGLELYVLSHHQYDHQTSESPDEWLTEGERIEEGRVESTMSSFWMYMDDQQNEISAEASTASCSLMTPDATDSPMLTGPEVDPVNAAAHLQLLGESLSHIGHRLQGTKEMMAVSGSLSVLLDSLLCALAPLACLTSLVPKLRSCPSHTHTHTHTQSSCQMIKTLTTNFYYPCLSSRQRLWTTLSM; encoded by the exons ATGGGAGAGGTGGGCCTTGTGACCAGCCGCagtcagagagagaagaaaagatctCACAAAGACTtcctgagagaggaggatgaggatgatgacCTAGTGGCGGACGAGGAACAACTTGTCAAAGAACGCAAATGCAAGAAGTCATACAAGAAGAAGAGACATTCAG GTAACCACACCCACCCCCACAGTTGGACCAATGGCAGTGCAGGACTGGAGTTGTATGTTCTCTCCCATCACCAGTACGACCACCAGACCAGTGAATCACCAGACGAATGgttgacagagggggagagaattGAGGAA GGTAGGGTGGAGTCTACCATGTCATCATTCTGGATGTACATGGACGACCAGCAGAACGAGATAAGCGCAGAGGCCTCTACAGCTAGTTGCAGTCTCATGACCCCTGATGCCACAGACTCACCCATGTTGACAGGGCCTGAGGTAGACCCAGTGAACGCGGCGGCCCACCTACAGCTGCTGGGGGAATCCCTGTCTCACATTGGCCACCGGCTTCAGGGAACTAAG gagatgATGGCAGTGTCAGGTAGTCTGTCTGTTTTACTGGACTCTCTACTGTGTGCCCTGGCTCCCCTGGCCTGTCTCACCTCTCTGGTCCCCAAGCTACGCAGctgcccttcacacacacacacacacacacacacacaaagtagctGTCAAATGATAAAGACTCTCACCACCAACTTCTATTATCCCTGTCTTTCTTCTAGGCAAAGACTCTGGACAACATTGTCTATGTGA
- the LOC106590338 gene encoding HMG domain-containing protein 4-like isoform X2, protein MGEVGLVTSRSQREKKRSHKDFLREEDEDDDLVADEEQLVKERKCKKSYKKKRHSGNHTHPHSWTNGSAGLELYVLSHHQYDHQTSESPDEWLTEGERIEEGRVESTMSSFWMYMDDQQNEISAEASTASCSLMTPDATDSPMLTGPEVDPVNAAAHLQLLGESLSHIGHRLQGTKAKTLDNIVYVMPGL, encoded by the exons ATGGGAGAGGTGGGCCTTGTGACCAGCCGCagtcagagagagaagaaaagatctCACAAAGACTtcctgagagaggaggatgaggatgatgacCTAGTGGCGGACGAGGAACAACTTGTCAAAGAACGCAAATGCAAGAAGTCATACAAGAAGAAGAGACATTCAG GTAACCACACCCACCCCCACAGTTGGACCAATGGCAGTGCAGGACTGGAGTTGTATGTTCTCTCCCATCACCAGTACGACCACCAGACCAGTGAATCACCAGACGAATGgttgacagagggggagagaattGAGGAA GGTAGGGTGGAGTCTACCATGTCATCATTCTGGATGTACATGGACGACCAGCAGAACGAGATAAGCGCAGAGGCCTCTACAGCTAGTTGCAGTCTCATGACCCCTGATGCCACAGACTCACCCATGTTGACAGGGCCTGAGGTAGACCCAGTGAACGCGGCGGCCCACCTACAGCTGCTGGGGGAATCCCTGTCTCACATTGGCCACCGGCTTCAGGGAACTAAG GCAAAGACTCTGGACAACATTGTCTATGTGATGCCTGGTTTGTGA
- the LOC106590316 gene encoding cilia- and flagella-associated protein 45 yields MEKRRKERDEIMKSRKEREEMERKIEEEWEKRRKDEMEKRRERERELKEKVEEQARGRERELESRHVTNTETRRYWGNRKREVTPNSAIERRREEEREEIKRRREEMERKREEEIERRRRGEGEDMEEKVTVKPLVNCLQSTPQQQPTEPQNGGPALFTRIPSFHLTEEDAILSQLSELEAKPTQKVVNTFCHRINSFGEKTTSYSLPSSSSSSQSELRVVLLGRSGSGKSAAGNIILGREEFVSRPDMTTAVTQDCQKSRALVAGRRVAVVDTPDWFRSEHPPDVVRSQLSSCVALSAPGPHAFILCVPVDQPARAELQALGALEKVFGPGAVRTHTLVLFTHADRLKESGKVGVEGVEKYISSQRRDLLELVKRCGDRYHVIERGSGGEEERKRSVGELLEKVEQTVREGGGECFSCPLFQEAEDRVRQRQKEIVRERRGRGEEVKRQALHSYSMQPLREREEEVDEEEMERTRDEAEKSVSALELGNLPSLSSSSAWSSSLLRSVWEKVGAGASQVPKLTAGGALLGGVVGVFFGGPIGGAIGATAGSVVTEVGRRRFSKTKNSAEDTVATGRIEGEILDKVLKTE; encoded by the exons atggagaagagaaggaaagagagggatgagataaTGAAGAGcagaaaagagagggaagagatggagagaaaaatagaggaagagtgggagaagagaagaaaagatgagatggagaagagaagggagagagagagggaactgaaGGAGAAGGTGGAAGAacaagcgagggggagagagagggaactggaATCTAGACACgtcacaaacacagagacacgcaGATATTGGGGAAACAGGAAAAGAGAGGTTACGCCTAACTCTGctatagagaggagaagagaggaagagagggaggagatcaagaggagaagggaagagatggagaggaaaagagaagaagagattgagaggagaagaaggggagagggggaagatatGGAAGAGAAAGTGACTGTGAAACCCTTGGTTAACTGTCTTCAATCAACACCACAGCAGCAGCCAACAGAGCCCCAAAATGGTGGTCCAGCACTGTTCACGAGGATCCCTAGTTTCCATCTGACTGAAG AGGACGCTATACTCTCACAGCTGTCCGAACTCGAAGCAAAACCAACCCAGAAAGTTGTTAATACCT TCTGCCACAGAATCAACAGCTTTGGAGAGAAGACAACCTCCTACTctttaccctcctcctcctcctcctcccagtcaGAGTTGCGTGTGGTTCTGCTGGGTAGGTCAGGGTCGGGGAAGAGTGCAGCAGGTAATATCATACTGGGACGGGAGGAGTTTGTGTCTCGACCAGACATGACCACAGCCGTCACTCAGGACTGTCAGAAGAGCAGGGCCCTCGTCGCCGGGAGACGG gtgGCAGTGGTGGACACTCCAGACTGGTTCCGCTCTGAGCACCCTCCAGACGTGGTCCGTTCCCAGCTGTCGTCCTGTGTGGCCCTCTCGGCCCCTGGCCCCCACGCCTTCATCCTCTGTGTCCCCGTGGACCAACCAGCCCGGGCAGAGCTACAGGCTCTAGGGGCCCTGGAGAAAGTCTTTGGTCCCGGGGCGGTCCGGACCCACACCCTGGTCCTCTTCACTCACGCCGATCGGCTGAAGGAGAGCGGGAAAGTGGGAGTGGAAGGAGTGGAGAAGTATATTTCGAGCCAGAGGAGAGATTTGTTGGAGTTGGTTAAGCGATGTGGGGATCGGTATCatgtgatagagagagggagcggaggagaagaggagaggaagaggagtgtgGGGGAGTTATTGGAGAAGGTGGAGCAgacggtgagagagggaggaggagagtgtttctcctgtcctctcttccaggAGGCGGAGGATagggtgagacagagacagaaggagatagtgagggagaggagaggaagaggagaggaggtgaagagaCAAGCACTTCATTCCTACTCCATGCagcccttgagagagagagaggaagaggtggatgaggaggagatggagagaacgagagatgAGGCGGAGAAGAGCGTAAGCGCCCTGGAATTGGGaaatcttccctctctctcgtcctcctctGCATGGTCTTCGTCGCTCCTTCGCTCGGTGTGGGAGAAGGTGGGGGCGGGAGCGAGTCAGGTCCCCAAGCTGACGGCTGGAGGTGCACTGCTGGGTGGGGTGGTGGGCGTGTTCTTTGGAGGGCCCATAGGGGGAGCTATAGGGGCCACTGCTGGATCTGTGGTCACTGAGGTGGGGAGAAGGAGGTTTAGCAAGACAAAGAACTCAGCAGAAGATACAGTTGCCAcagggagaatagagggagaaaTCTTGGACAAAGTGTTGAAAACCGAGTGA
- the LOC106590324 gene encoding T-cell acute lymphocytic leukemia protein 1 isoform X1 produces MLGERDRTAEGVRGAVVGCLLTGTMMEKLNPPSASPPSDPLSESERLSPQQAPSPASLDASSPPPVNEPGSPGDRFVPPSPPASPPPPPEPPTKLLDHSAATNIAPEPPVAMETNNTKGGGFIRSSPPPLLPAPVSTSTTPAVLPPSSSSSPPPLLPAPVSTSTTPAVLPPSSSSSPPPLLPAPVSTSTTPAVLPPSSSSSSSSFSSIAPLPRHIPVISLGHSKPPHPLSLPSNTPLTTLHPIPNHPHHHDPYHHTHHHGGIRLTQLTSLSGTGPGAPPIPSQGPLLPLQYLPSHHFFCSSHLGPSGNYGIFSSRSIKRRPSSHYELDLSDAGPPQKLARRVFTNSRERWRQQNVNGAFSDLRRLIPTHPPDKKLSKNEILRLAMKYIDFLVTLLNDQSQDKARGSPEEETQDGRAQAGLNNKDIHPLFQGDTPSSTMVHHDRGDSTDSSIIALATSPTSSCYSNTDSEENLGGGAKSSMVVPRGIPGKVKGQIRTAVTLASGDMTCDVTKMTKLNTW; encoded by the exons ATgctgggtgagagagacagaacagcggAAGGGGTGAGGGGTGCAGTGGTGGGGTGCCTTCTCACAGGTACCATGATGGAGAAACTGAACCCCCCCTCTGCCTCCCCCCCCTCTGACCCCCTATCGGAGTCTGAACGACTGAGCCCTCAGCAGGCCCCCTCACCGGCTTCACTTGATGCTAGCAGCCCACCGCCGGTTAATGAACCAGGGAGTCCGGGAGACAGgtttgtcccacctagcccccctgcctcccctcctccacctccagagCCCCCTACCAAGTTGCTTGACCACTCTGCCGCCACCAACATCGCACCTGAACCACCGGTCGCCATGGAAACAAACAACACCAAGGGAGGAGGTTTCATCCGCTCCTCTCCGCCTCCCCTCCTCCCAGCCCCAGTGTCTACATCCACTACCCCTGCCGtcctccccccatcctcctcctcctctccgccTCCCCTCCTCCCAGCCCCAGTGTCTACATCCACTACCCCTGCCGtcctccccccatcctcctcctcctctccgccTCCCCTCCTCCCAGCCCCAGTGTCTACATCCACTACCCCTGCCGtcctccccccatcctcctcctcctcttcttcctccttttcctctaTTGCCCCCCTCCCTCGCCACATCCCTGTTATTAGTCTGGGACACAGtaaacccccccaccccctctccctccccagtaacacccctctaaccaccctgcaccccatccccaaccacccccaccaccatgacccttaccaccacacccaccaccacggGGGCATCCGCCTCACCCAGCTCACCTCCCTGTCAGGGACCGGACCAGGGGCCCCACCGATCCCCTCCCAGGGCCCCCTGCTGCCCCTCCAGTACCTGCCATCACACCACTTCTTCTGCAG ttcTCATCTTGGTCCCTCTGGTAACTATGGAATCTTTTCCAGTAGAAGCATCAAGAGACGGCCCTCCTCACACTATGAGTTGGATCTCAGTGATG CGGGCCCTCCTCAGAAGCTGGCGAGGCGTGTGTTCACCAACAGCCGGGAGCGCTGGCGCCAGCAGAACGTCAACGGGGCCTTCTCAGACCTCCGCAGGCTCATCCCCACCCACCCTCCGGACAAGAAGCTCTCCAAGAATGAGATCCTCCGCCTGGCCATGAAGTACATCGACTTCCTTGTCACCCTGCTCAACGACCAGTCCCAAGACAAAGCCAGGGGCTCGCCTGAGGAGGAGACCCAGGATGGGAGGGCCCAAGCGGGGCTGAACAACAAGGATATACACCCACTTTTCCAGGGTGACACTCCCTCTTCAACTATGGTCCACCACGACAGAGGAGACTCCACAGACTCATCGATCATCGCCTTGGCAACCTCCCCAACCTCCAGTTGCTATAGCAACACAGACAGCGAGGAGAACCTGGGGGGCGGGGCTAAGAGCTCAATGGTGGTGCCGCGGGGCATTCCGggaaaggtcaaaggtcagattCGGACTGCGGTGACACTTGCCAGCGGTGACATGACATGTGACGTCACAAAGATGACAAAATTGAATACCTGGTAG
- the LOC106590324 gene encoding T-cell acute lymphocytic leukemia protein 1 isoform X2, with translation MLGERDRTAEGVRGAVVGCLLTGTMMEKLNPPSASPPSDPLSESERLSPQQAPSPASLDASSPPPVNEPGSPGDRFVPPSPPASPPPPPEPPTKLLDHSAATNIAPEPPVAMETNNTKGGGFIRSSPPPLLPAPVSTSTTPAVLPPSSSSSPPPLLPAPVSTSTTPAVLPPSSSSSPPPLLPAPVSTSTTPAVLPPSSSSSSSSFSSIAPLPRHIPVISLGHSKPPHPLSLPSNTPLTTLHPIPNHPHHHDPYHHTHHHGGIRLTQLTSLSGTGPGAPPIPSQGPLLPLQYLPSHHFFCSSHLGPSGNYGIFSSRSIKRRPSSHYELDLSDGPPQKLARRVFTNSRERWRQQNVNGAFSDLRRLIPTHPPDKKLSKNEILRLAMKYIDFLVTLLNDQSQDKARGSPEEETQDGRAQAGLNNKDIHPLFQGDTPSSTMVHHDRGDSTDSSIIALATSPTSSCYSNTDSEENLGGGAKSSMVVPRGIPGKVKGQIRTAVTLASGDMTCDVTKMTKLNTW, from the exons ATgctgggtgagagagacagaacagcggAAGGGGTGAGGGGTGCAGTGGTGGGGTGCCTTCTCACAGGTACCATGATGGAGAAACTGAACCCCCCCTCTGCCTCCCCCCCCTCTGACCCCCTATCGGAGTCTGAACGACTGAGCCCTCAGCAGGCCCCCTCACCGGCTTCACTTGATGCTAGCAGCCCACCGCCGGTTAATGAACCAGGGAGTCCGGGAGACAGgtttgtcccacctagcccccctgcctcccctcctccacctccagagCCCCCTACCAAGTTGCTTGACCACTCTGCCGCCACCAACATCGCACCTGAACCACCGGTCGCCATGGAAACAAACAACACCAAGGGAGGAGGTTTCATCCGCTCCTCTCCGCCTCCCCTCCTCCCAGCCCCAGTGTCTACATCCACTACCCCTGCCGtcctccccccatcctcctcctcctctccgccTCCCCTCCTCCCAGCCCCAGTGTCTACATCCACTACCCCTGCCGtcctccccccatcctcctcctcctctccgccTCCCCTCCTCCCAGCCCCAGTGTCTACATCCACTACCCCTGCCGtcctccccccatcctcctcctcctcttcttcctccttttcctctaTTGCCCCCCTCCCTCGCCACATCCCTGTTATTAGTCTGGGACACAGtaaacccccccaccccctctccctccccagtaacacccctctaaccaccctgcaccccatccccaaccacccccaccaccatgacccttaccaccacacccaccaccacggGGGCATCCGCCTCACCCAGCTCACCTCCCTGTCAGGGACCGGACCAGGGGCCCCACCGATCCCCTCCCAGGGCCCCCTGCTGCCCCTCCAGTACCTGCCATCACACCACTTCTTCTGCAG ttcTCATCTTGGTCCCTCTGGTAACTATGGAATCTTTTCCAGTAGAAGCATCAAGAGACGGCCCTCCTCACACTATGAGTTGGATCTCAGTGATG GCCCTCCTCAGAAGCTGGCGAGGCGTGTGTTCACCAACAGCCGGGAGCGCTGGCGCCAGCAGAACGTCAACGGGGCCTTCTCAGACCTCCGCAGGCTCATCCCCACCCACCCTCCGGACAAGAAGCTCTCCAAGAATGAGATCCTCCGCCTGGCCATGAAGTACATCGACTTCCTTGTCACCCTGCTCAACGACCAGTCCCAAGACAAAGCCAGGGGCTCGCCTGAGGAGGAGACCCAGGATGGGAGGGCCCAAGCGGGGCTGAACAACAAGGATATACACCCACTTTTCCAGGGTGACACTCCCTCTTCAACTATGGTCCACCACGACAGAGGAGACTCCACAGACTCATCGATCATCGCCTTGGCAACCTCCCCAACCTCCAGTTGCTATAGCAACACAGACAGCGAGGAGAACCTGGGGGGCGGGGCTAAGAGCTCAATGGTGGTGCCGCGGGGCATTCCGggaaaggtcaaaggtcagattCGGACTGCGGTGACACTTGCCAGCGGTGACATGACATGTGACGTCACAAAGATGACAAAATTGAATACCTGGTAG